GTTTATCTCAGTGACGACCCAGAAACCCTCATAAAGGAGAACATGATAAGTTTAGTGGCCTCTGCTTTCCACAAATTTGCTTTGTGGAAGCAAAGAGAATGTTTTTGCAGGTTTGTGTTCTGGCTAaagattaatttctttttattttgagaaCAACCATTAGGGAATGCACCAGGTCCAGAACCCACAGACAAACTTGAAAATGTTGGGCTAATCATTGAAAGTGTTGAAGTGCTCCATGACCTTGGTAACATTGCAATTCCAGTTGCCATTTTGTTTGGCCTCATTTACTCACTGGTCTTGAGCTACAGTTGAGCTACTTGAGTTCAGACAAGAAATTGCAAGAAAACAGAGGAGCACTGAAAGACTGTTAAGTGTAACTTTGAAATGGAACTGCAGAACACTTGGAACAAGGGTTTTTGTCCGCAACCATCAACAGAACTGGAATGTTTTTGATCCAGACATTGAGCTACTAATGGTCTTTGGAAACTATGTCTGAATATGTTTTAGCAGCTTTCAAATTGTTCATATgaggtttttgttttatgtcagTCAGGGaagggggaaaaataaaaatggcgtCATGTCTGGGTGAGTTGCAGTGCTTCTCCAGCAGCTCTAGGTATCCTCCCCCATGTGGAGCCATATTAGCCCAACTATTCTCCACACCTGTTGGCAATTCAGCTGACGGTATTTAAGACCAGCGCTCTCAGTGAGTCTTCACCAGAATGTCTGCTAACATTAGCTAGTGCTGGGCCTTCAATTTGTGTACTTGTCGTTATTCATTCTTGTTGCGTTAACTTATCGTTTCTTGTGTCAAAGTACCTCTCAGACCATTCACTCATCTGTGCAGTTCCTCACCTACCTTTTCATTGCTGGTCACTCCGTCATTCAGATAACCTGCTCCACCTGCCTGCCCCCCCTGCTGTCACCTCTGGTCTTGGAACACTGTGGAACTCTGAACTCTCTGGATCACAGCCAAACGGACACTCACCCCGAACCCGCTGGCAGTTTCCCCCCCACGCTTCCTCCGACCTGCTCACAAGTAAGGCAGAAACTTGTTTCCACCTGTTTACTTGTCTTACCTCCTCCTAAATACAGTTAAATAACTTAATAGAActaaattcatgtttttatgcattaattaacacatttaagcatttttttttaggaGGGGGTACTTTAATTAGGTCATTGCAGAGTGTACAGCCTGTAAGGGTTTTATAAAGAATGAGTTCTGCTGTGGGCCTCTCATTGCCTGTTTGTGGAAATAACAAATGATGAACTAAAGCCATGTCTTGACATTTTAAATTCTTAATTTATCTGATTATGTCATGATTAACATggatgacatttttatttctcatagCTGAGCTGGTGAGTCCAGTCAGTCTACGTCAGATGGTCGTCACAAATTTGAGGAACCAGCCTTTAAGCAGCAGCCATTTGGACTCTATAAACAATCAAATCCTCTCCCTTTACCATGACCTGGTTACGGGGTCCAAGGAGTTTCCTCATATTGCAGTCAGGGGATTGTTTCACTCAGAGCAGATGACGACAACTTTTACTGCTGTGCTGAAAAGTCAGAGGGAGAACACCACTCCATCTCCTTCTACAAGCTCACCAGCTGGTATGATGGTGCTGCCTGCAGGGTGCCACTTACATTCTCAGATCCTGACTCCTGTACTTCCAGACAAGGTGGATATTTATGCACTGAATACAGACCGGAGGAACTGTGTCCACACCTTGGTGACGGCCTCATCGTCACTAGAGTAATCTCTGCTCTTGATCGCACAGAAGACAGTGAGATGACAAACCACTGGAGAGTCACGGACTACAGCTCAGAGGCAGAGTTATCATGTCGGAGTTCTGCCAGTTTCTAAAGACGTTTAGACAGGGTGCGAAGAGAGAGGCTACAGAGGACGAGAGCAGGAGCCCCACTCCACCAAGGAAACTGAAGCCTTCCCTGGAGAACTTATTTTCTCAAGACTCTTTAAGTTTTAAGACTTTGGCATTGATTCCATCAACTGCGTTGGACATATGGCAGGGCTGTGACTGGATGTTGAACCAGGGACATCTATTGTAGAGCCAACTGTAAATCGGTGCAAAATGAAGTAAGGATCCATAAAGACAGTGCCAAGTGGATCGGCAAGAATCAAGAAAGTGGTGAGGAATaagtaatgtttaatgttgtCTCTAAAATGTCccaaaatgttagaaaacatctttaaattttaacttttattgttgcttttccgctttttgcttttaaaagtcagaaggggaaaaaagagaaaccacACAAAAGAATTTCTCTCATTAAattacactgatttttttttttatatttttttttattaaagatgccagcttttcatttttcatttccgGTTCTGGTCTCTTCACTGTGCTGTGCTCCACCACTCCTGCAACCTAGAACTGGTCTAGTAACTTGTGTCTTACAGTAACATAAGTGCTACATAGGGGCTTTAGCTGTCTAGCTCAAATTTCTCTCTACGATGTAGGGTTTGGATTTTCTCTCCTAAACTGATCGTCTGGCAGTCTCCGCCGGTCGATCTGCCTGAgtgtatgtttttctgttttgttttggctcCCCTGCCTTctcctgtatgtgtgttttccagtGTGCCAGTTTATGGGCGTCATCAGGCCAGAAGGTCTTTCCCACGCTGAAGCCAGCCACACCTGTCTTTCATCTAGATTCCAGGTGCTGCTGATCACTTTCGCAAAGTGGTTACTAAACTGTTTGACTGAGCTTGAGTCAACGCTGGATCGTTCAGTTATCGAGTTAGTTATTTGGGTCCTGTTCTCACCACGCACCTtgacataaataataaacactttggtttagaaactgcattttgtgtttagttgtgttatcattgtctaatatttaaatttgttcaatgatctgaaacactttttttttttttttacaccaatgTATGGACGTAGAAGTTCTGTTCAAAAACCATCAACAGAATCATTCCAACAATGTGAACCTGAAGCTGTCACTGCAACTCTACTAATGCCCAGTTTGTAACAACAGACATGATGCCTCATGCTACAAAACAGCCCTAAGAGATGCAGTTAAATGTGGCCTCAAAGTCCAAAAAACCGCACACATATCATACAGTTGGGCAAACTTGTCGACACTGTTCTTCAGAGGATAAAGTGCTGGTGCCGTGTTCCACCACCAGACTTCCAAACTATGTTGCAGAGATGTGCAAACCAGGAAAGCACAAGAGCCTTAAGGCCATTTTCAgaacttttttaaattgtaattctAAGAATCGTTTGGCACATGGTGTTttggaaatgtaaataatgatCAAATGATAACTACAACAGCGgcattaataataatgttaCTAAGAGTTATAGACCTTAATTTCTTCTAAATCTGTGTGTAGAACACCAACAGATTCATTAAAATATACATGAATCACTGACTTGTGAGactgtttcagtttctttagttatatctcctcctgtttttttgctttaatgatGCAGGCTTACACTATCATCACTTTCTCCACTTCACCTTGAGGTAAACTTGCTTTGCAAAGAGTAGTAGAAGCATGGCACTATATGGATGATTCAGAGTCTCTAACAAACACAGTGGCATGAACAAAATTTGCACAGGTTTTCTGTAATTCTGTGTGCGCTTGTGTTTTTTGCTCAGGATAACAACGTTTCCATACACATACTGAACGAGGCCcaatgtttgtttggtttttttttttggttttttttgtggtttttttcacAGAAAAACTGGATCTATGTAGTTCTGCCTGTATTTTCTTCACATGGCTACACTGCTACAATTACACAATTTTAATGGTTTAACCAGCTATAGTGGGAATAGTGCCATCCACCTTGGAAGATGATGGCCAATTcaaagtttttatattttgtgtttattggtTGTTGGAATGTTCAGAGAATCCCCTGACCACATTATTGAGGCTTACAGATACAGTGACATCTGTATGTACACAGCTGTGCTACAGTGCAGTTATGTGGAGCCTCAGCAAAGATGAATACTGTCAGAAACATCAGTTTTATTACTTCactgaatttttttatttatgtatttcatatAACTGAAAATGAATAGGAAACctataaaagataataaaacacattaacacacagaGTGCATAATAACACAAATAATCATACTGGCAATGATTGCTAGTACCAAGTCAATTAAAATCCACCAAGAATGCTGTGtttaaggttttgttttgttcattacACTCTCAGGTGACGTGCTTTTCAAACATTACCTTTAAACTGTTTAATGTAGTGGCCATTCCATCCACTCACCTTTTATCTTCAATATTTTTGAGATGTTGGTGTTTGAGACATTGCAGATTTCTggcattttgtgtaaatttaaGCATTTCACAATTTGATTACAGTATTTCTAATAAACAAAAAGAGTGTGAAACTGAAGTTAGACTTGTGTGTGGAAATGAACATCCTCATGTTGCGTAGCTCTCTGGATTTTACACTTACTGGACTGCATACTTATTtagtatatacagtacaataaatcaaaatttgcatgttttttacataactgaaacgtttaatttaaagaaaatatgtatatttatatgaaacgtgtgtacttactgcatttgatgTATTACACCCATATATAATGCGTATTACAGAATGTAACGTGTAATTTTGCCACCCCATTTGATTTCACCCtcatgccaccctaagaaaatttctctagatccgcccctgaaAGAGAGCTGTAACTGAGTAATAAGTATGTACTTGTAAATGCAACATCAGACCTTATACATTAGCCTGTGTACAGCTCACTGAGCAGCTACATAGGCCCTTCAGAGGTTTCTGAGTGATGGAAGGGATACCCTGGTCTGTCTGTGCACAGAATACTGAAGCTGCTGTGACGAAACTCGATGGCAAAAGTGCTGATGAAGATGAGCAACATCATGACGAGTGCCCACTGGCATTGACTTGCATGCATATGAAGGCGTTGAGACATCAGGGAGAAGTCTGTGTCGATGGAGTTAAGGGTTCAGAGAGTGAAGGTGTGAGCACATGAAAAATGAACATCACATTATATTGTTACAGTTCTCTACCAGAATTATGTGCTATTCATCTGCTGAGCTGGGTAGAAAATAAACTCCATCCAAACTAAAAGCAGAGAGACGGTCTGAAAGTATTTTTATAGCTCCTTATTAGGTAGAGAATCAGATAAAGAGATCAGATAAAGAGATCAGTAATAGATCATAATCATAATCAGATCATAATCAGATCAATttgataaaaaaacataaaaggttTAAAGACCAAAGCcaagagaaaatacaaaatctatcaaattaaaacattaaattttaGAATATATGTAGCCTATATCAGGAAATTCTAAAGATGAAGCATTAACGATACAAACCCAAATAAACTGTCATTTCAAATAAACAGAGTGCCCCCCcttcttatttttttgcatatgtgtcacacttacatgtttccgGGCATCAAACAAATATCAGATAAAGTATGTATTATATATTATGGTGATATCACTTCTCTTTAGTCTGGAGAGCGCAGTGTCCATGAGACTCAAATTTCGATTCccctgaccacagaacagtggACAGggcctcagtccattttaaagtcTGCAGGGTTTCCGGATCATTCTCACttatggcttcttctttgcacgACAGAGCTTTTACCTGCATTTATGGATGGCATGGCTTTGTCCACAGACAATAACAAACTTCCTGAAAGTGTTTCTGAGGCCATGCATGCGATTATCAATGCAGAATCATGGCTGTTTTTTATGCAGTGCTGCTTAAAGGCATAAAGAGCATGGGTATCCAGTACTGAATTTCAGCCTTTCCTCTTATGCACAGACATTTCTCTATTTTCTTCAAATCTTTAAATAATACATATGTTGATGATGAGATCAAAGTCTTTGCAACTTTGTGTTTAGATATATTATTCTGAAAATACTCCAcaactttagacagttttttccACAGACTGCTGAACCTCTGCCAGTTTTTACTTCCAAGAATCTCTGCCTCTTACAGTATACCcagtcatgttactgacctgttgccagtTCACTGTATTAGTTGCAAAGGTTCCTGGAGCTGCTTCTTTTTAGTACCTCTTACTTTTCCAGCCTCTTGTTGCCCTTTTTTTGGGACCTGTCGCTGCCATTAAATGTCAAAATGAGCTTAAACACTTGTTATGTTTCTGTGTTCTTCTGTAAATAGAATATGGGTTtctgagatttgcaaatcattgcatacTGTTTTCATTTACCTTTTACACAAAAGGTGCAAAACTCTGTGGGACCTGGAGTTGTAATTCGTTCTTGAATGCCAGTAAGGGAGCGTTTTTGCTCTTTTGCATTTCATGTGAAAAATGGGCATCTCACTCAAATGAGTGTATTCTTCTCTTTATACCAAGTAAAAGGATACAAAGTATCATGCAAAGAGTGATGGATCCAGACAACAGGAATCGAGCGATGGCAGCCATCTTCCCCTCATTCTTCAGGTTAACTCTCAGGGTGATATAGGACTGCAGCCAGCAGGACAAGGTTCCAAGTCCAAACACCAATATGGCGCCAACATTGTGAATGTTTGTCTCAGTGAATACCTAACACAAAAACCAGTCAGTCAGTAAACCCAGACTTCAGTTATTAAGTTGGAAAATTAACCACCAGATGACGTGGTGTATGTATGAgcatgtgtatgtttgtgtgtaactACCTGAAAATTCCCTACAATGGTCATTCCAAAGGAGCTAATAGAAAAAACCACCAAACTAGAAATGTTCAGCCAAGGTTTGTCAATTTTGCCCTTCAGCTGCAGGTATCTGAAAACGGCaataaaaaaccctgaaaacaggAGAAGAACCATTACGGATCTAAAAACAAACCTCTCAGCACACAGCGAGTAGTTTAAAAacaagatttatttttctttcttttttttaaatgagctgaAAGATGTTCTGAATCAATGAAAACAGCAAACTAATGTACTGTCTATGTATCCAAAGCTTGATATACGTTTTTTCTTATGAGCTCCATCGCTGTCTTTTAATGAAAGCTCTAGAGCAATGTTTCCATTACCTACAAATGCTGCTAGGTTCATGACTTCACTGAAGACACAGCTGGCTGGAGGAAAGTTGCCTGCAATACTGAGACAGGAAGCAGGAGAAAAATCATATTTGCTATTCTTAAATTAAacgttttttattgttaatatgATATGAAACGGAGAGCACAGCACACACCTCATGTAGGGGGGATAAAGGGAGCCATTTCTTCTCCTAAAGCAAATGAACAGCATGAATCCACAGATACATCAAAAGAAAtacctgcagtatataaaatatatgaatTCAAACCTGTATTGTGAACCCAGCGGCGTTATGTTCTTATTGTAAACAGCTATGAAGTACCTGTTTAAAGGCAGCAACACAGAAAGAAAcataatgaataaaacattcTGTAGCAAAAGTGGAAGCAATactgaggtgtgtgtgtttgtttgtttttttaactactCTGGTTTGAAATTTTTCGATCATGAACTGCTCGTCTACATACATACTTTCATGTAACGCCAGCGTTCATAGTCTCTTATCATCTGGTTTTCATCTTCATTTCCCATTTTTGTTCCCTTTCTTGTAGTCTTTCACTGGTAACCTACTGGTAAACATAACCCACCCTCCCTAGCAGGTTGGGTGTGCACAcgtgtgtcattctgtctgggAACATGATCGCTCAAAACGTTTTGAATGAATcctgataaaactttgtaggtGTAGGGTGGGGTGATGGTAACAATCCAATGAAATTTGACTTACATCCACCGAGAATTATTGGTTGGAAAGtgacaaaaagccttataaCTTCAAAACTATGACTCTTATACGTGTGGTGTCTattgtcaacatatagaaaATTTGCCTTTCGTTCAAGTTGAaaccaaaatgcatttttattgcaCTACAAACTTCTTCAAGtccatttaaaaagaacaaagaaaaccaaaatacaaagcggttcttttaaaagtaaatactcctcagagagtgagctgccttggTGCAGGTTTGGGCTGTCGGAGTGCTTCTTGTTAGTTTCTGATTTGTGTGTCACAtgtttttcttatcatttttaATCTCTCTTTGGTTAATCTTATTCGTCCCTAATATTTGACTTCCTGTTGctcattttacacatttctttCTAGTCgttatgtctctgtgttgatattgtgtttttttagttGCTTATCAGACATAGATATTTGTGtcagtgctgttttgtgttgCAAGTGATCCTTTTTGGTGTCTTCATGGTTTTCTTTTATTGGGTATCTGTATAGTataagtgccttgaggcgactgttgttgtgatttggcgctatataaataaaattgaatttcattgaattgaattgaatagtacAGAGTGTACACAGATAATAACCAGTTAATCTGGTTatctttgttgcttttttggCTCTTTTTAACTGTTCATATACCTCTCTGAGTGTATATATGAGGTTAATGTGTtcctaaaaagaacaaaacttaCACCATCAACAGTCCAGCAGCAGTACAAACAGAGTAGATGGGAGGCAGAAGAGCCCACAGGCTGAAATTCACCATCTTGCCCTCTCTCAATCCACAGATGAAGATGCTGTGTTAGTCTGCATGATAAcatgtatttgtttaatatatttGAAGTGTAAAGGAGATGGAGATTAATAGACAAATCGTTCAGGTGGAGACAATAGCAGGGTCCAGAAGGGATACAGCAGGAAATACTTTCAAGAACTACTTCTGAGTTACCTCTTGCATTAATTTTGCGTTTTCTTACTTTAGCTTGTATTACCTGAAAGCGGAAGAAGCAGCTAAATTACAGATCCAGCCTGGCTACACAATGCTTTTGTATTAGATTTCCTGAAATGACTTTTTTTGCTAACTCCATTAAGAATCTACAGCTGGACCCATGTGACCTACCGACCGGAGGtatgtttattattatgttatgaTGGGGTGACACAGGAGGGACAAGGAAAACCGTTAACAGGACGCGTGGGAAATCATGATATGCTGTCATAAATACATATAGCTGTTAAGCTTTTGTGCACTACAAATGCACCCTTTAAAGCGACATATTAGCAAATTTAGCTccaaacaacatttaaaaaaatgcgaTGTTATATTTTTCACAGCATTTACAAATGTTTaacatcaaaataaattttaaatttacataGTAGATCTAAACCTTAAATGTGTGTGACATGTGAGCGAGCGCTGGAAGGAGCACAGTTAGATTTCACGAATCCCTGACCCATCCACACACgactgttgggggggggggttaggtcATCTTTTTTTGGAAAATCTTATGAGGACAATAACAAGTTATTTGGAATCAGACTTTCAGACACCGTACCGTACCGTAACTTAAGTCCGTAGGATCTCATTTTAATTTCCTTGTAGCAAATGTGCAACTTGTGACCAGGGTTGTTTGAGACATGTAAAGTATACTTTTATATTCACGAGGAAGGCGATGAAGAAGTCATTTTAACTATTTCTAAATTCTTAAATCTCCCTTTTCCTTGCGACGTGTCTCTCAGTGggaagacagaagaagaaacactgtaTACGTATTTTAGGACCATCAGGAAGCGAGTTGTGTAGTACTGTCAGATAGAGTTAGGAcatctgcacacaaacattACAAGCAGATAGCAGGCTGTTCTGATCGGTTAGCGCATATCAAACTGTGGAGCATACCTGTCTCTGTGGCGGATAATCCCCGAAACAGCGCACCGAGGAGCGGACTTGAAGGTCCCGCAGGTATATCGTGTTCACAGTCCGCTGGCAGTCCCGGGACTGTTCGCCCGCGGTGCTGTCTGTGTGCCCGCAGAGCGCCCTGCTGTCGCATGGGGGCAGTGTGCAAAGTATGTGGTACAACCGGTCTGTGGGCGTCTGTGCTGTCGTCAGTGAGCCACAAGAGCCGCGAAGAAGGGCGTTACCTAGGCAAGCACAGACTGGTTGTACCACATCCACCGCCCTCTGGTGGATAGGAGTGCACATCAGCTGCATCTTTCTGCCATTATTAGTTTGTTTCATCATGTTGATTTTGGTCCAAGCgctcactttatttatttttttgataagTTTAAATTGAATTACTAACTTCATGCTGTTTGGCACGGACTCCCGAATACTCACCAACCTCGAgagctttctgtctgtctgcatcaCGGTCCAGGTTAGTCTATTATttatggcacaaaaataacgccatattATTTGGCTTCCATCTGTAGACTAACAGGCAGACTAAATGAACTGGGCAATCAACCTCCTCTGTTCTCTCGAAGGTGAGAGTTCTGTCGCTGTCTATGCATCTGGAAGGCCCCTTGGACCACCCTCCTCAGGACAAAGGACCTTGCTGACCATCATCAGACTCTAGCTCCCAGCttcttggtaaaaaaaaatgctccagTTAAGAGGGGGATACTGTCGTGGTCCTGCAGTCTCTGTGCTGCTCACTCTGTCCCTGCCTCCTCTTCATTTTCCTTCCAGcttcccctgtgtgtgtgtgtgtgtgtgtgtgtgtgtgtgtgtgtgtgtgtgtggttaaccACACTTTCTGTTGCAGAGGTGGGTCCTTGCTCCGTTTCCTGCTTCTGCTGTCAGCACACCTGGCGATGACAAACTTACCTGTTGGAAATGATCTGAGCTACTTGCTATTTAAGCTGATGGAATTCCCTCATTCAACGCCTAATCGTTTATCATTTAAGTATTGCATGCTCTGGCTTTAAATGAATGTAAACAGTGTGTGAACAATAACGTGTTCTTTAGTACCCTGTTGGAGAGACGAGAGTTTTCTTATTGATTGTAATTGTGTCAGTTTGTACAGCTAAAATTTCACTcagcagtgtttttttgtttttttttatttgagctcttattgttttttttggacTGGATAAGCCtttgatgaataaataaataaagtttggtGTATTATCATGAAAGTCTTTTGTACATTGTATGGAGGACATTTAAGAATGACCTGTGTTCTGCAGCTTGTCTTAAactgtttgagatgatttgagctttgtgacgtgGCACCGGCAGTATAATGTAAAGATCAGTACACTGTGGGCATAAAGAAATGAATATTGTTAGTAACAATACTCAGCTAGGCTGTGATGTTTAAAAGATAGTCAGTTGGTAATAAGGGGCCCGAAGTGTTCCAAAAAACAACTGCATTAACAATAAGTTGCATGTGTAACAGTGCATTATATTTTAAACTCTGATTGtgttataaacacaaacacatataaatGACCAGAATTTCTGCAGCCGTTTCACTAATGATCTTTCatttcacaaacaaaataaaaaacaatgcaaactgtaaataaatactATTTATTGAAAATATTGCATGTCgtcaatcaaaaacaaagacTTGTTTTCGTTTTATCAACAACATAAACGTGAGCTTGACCACTCAGACTTCAGCCCTCATCAAAATTGGAATGAAAATCAAGTACAAGTCTCCTTCCAGTTTCGTTTGAGGTCTGATTAATTAGCAGATAATTAATTCCAATGTCAGGGAAGGCGATTGCTAGCATTTGTTTACGCATGCATACT
This Astatotilapia calliptera chromosome 7, fAstCal1.2, whole genome shotgun sequence DNA region includes the following protein-coding sequences:
- the tmem150c gene encoding transmembrane protein 150C, whose product is MVNFSLWALLPPIYSVCTAAGLLMVYFIAVYNKNITPLGSQYRRRNGSLYPPYMSIAGNFPPASCVFSEVMNLAAFVGFFIAVFRYLQLKGKIDKPWLNISSLVVFSISSFGMTIVGNFQVFTETNIHNVGAILVFGLGTLSCWLQSYITLRVNLKNEGKMAAIARFLLSGSITLCMILYFSLMSQRLHMHASQCQWALVMMLLIFISTFAIEFRHSSFSILCTDRPGYPFHHSETSEGPM